A single region of the Lycium barbarum isolate Lr01 chromosome 2, ASM1917538v2, whole genome shotgun sequence genome encodes:
- the LOC132628677 gene encoding uncharacterized protein LOC132628677: protein MDEVPCPHALAVIKLNKLTSAQYCSFYYRRDHMLATYEIPVYHILDESTWVIPRKVLENVVLPPKGRRNAGTPRKKRLLPSSEKAKKKKKFSCSVCGQDGHSRKTCGNPPKD, encoded by the coding sequence ATGGATGAAGTTCCATGTCCACATGCTTTGGCTGTTATAAAGCTCAACAAATTGACGTCAGCCCAGTATTGTTCATTTTACTACAGAAGGGATCATATGCTTGCAACTTATGAAATTCCAGTATATCATATTCTGGATGAGAGTACATGGGTGATCCCGAGAAAGGTGCTAGAGAATGTGGTCCTACCACCAAAAGGGAGAAGAAATGCAGGAACGCCAAGAAAGAAAAGACTCCTACCATCTTcagagaaagcaaaaaaaaagaagaaattctcATGTTCAGTGTGTGGCCAAGATGGTCACAGTCGGAAAACATGTGGAAATCCACCAAAAGATTGA
- the LOC132626645 gene encoding putative pentatricopeptide repeat-containing protein At3g16890, mitochondrial translates to MRRFSSLASRASFTNLSKQNHNSLTPKTSNLATTSNPSTEQRNSNTSTAAKKGHFIDHEYFTQILARKDWYLLLNHEYKAKRVTLNQQAVVSILQNQENPLHPLRFYVWVLNICPSFSKNQSVKGVLGNVLYRKGPLLLSAELVLDIKNSGNVVTVDLLCVLIGSWGRLGLGKYCADILEQVSYLGLAPSARLYNAVIDALIKCNSLDLAYLKFQQMQVDNCNPDRFTYNILIHGVCKAGVVEEALRLVKHMEGVGYSPNVFTYTILVEGFCNAKRVDEAFELFGVMKSRGVVPNEATVRSLVNGVFRCMPPDKAFELLFRWLEKETVLPNVACSSMLHCLSTNLLPREAAQLLRISIDRGYSLDNSTLNIVLTCLIKGLELDDICRMLDFITVRGVKVSVDIYLALADALYKAGRVEQGNGYLDQMFKDGLVSNTFFYNRVIDCFCKIKMMDKASEAFKDMLQRGVTPNVVTFNTLITGYAKVGEVKKVHELLVMLLEHGFRPDIFTFSSLIDSLCRVNRIDDALDCFTEMVEWGVAPNAVTYNILIRALCVIGDVGRSLKLLRKMQGDGIKADVFSFNALIQSFCRMNKIDEAQRLLLSMLTLDLNPDNHTYGAFIRALCNSRRFDEAKNLFFSMKANGCIPDVLTCKLYIDSIIQSGRTEEAQDVLRECIKRGMLSEPVTSS, encoded by the coding sequence ATGAGAAGGTTTTCCTCCCTAGCTTCAAGGGCTTCTTTCACCAATCTCTCTAAACAAAACCATAATTCCCTCACACCAAAAACTTCAAATCTTGCCACCACTAGCAACCCCAGCACTGAACAAAGGAATTCCAACACTTCAACCGCAGCTAAAAAAGGACACTTTATTGACCATGAGTATTTTACCCAGATTCTTGCAAGAAAAGACTGGTATTTATTGCTAAACCATGAGTATAAAGCCAAGAGGGTTACTTTGAATCAACAAGCAGTTGTTAGTATTTTGCAAAATCAAGAAAACCCGTTACACCCTTTGAGATTTTATGTTTGGGTTTTGAATATTTGCCCCTCTTTTTCCAAGAATCAATCAGTTAAAGGGGTTTTAGGTAATGTACTTTATAGAAAAGGTCCACTTTTGTTGTCAGCTGAGCTAGTTCTCGATATCAAGAATTCTGGAAATGTAGTTACTGTTGACTTGCTTTGTGTTTTGATTGGTAGTTGGGGGAGATTAGGGTTAGGGAAGTATTGTGCTGACATTTTAGAGCAAGTTTCTTATTTGGGGCTTGCTCCTAGTGCTAGGTTGTATAATGCGGTAATCGATGCGTTGATCAAGTGCAACTCACTtgacttagcttatttaaagTTTCAGCAAATGCAGGTCGATAACTGTAATCCGGATAGGTTTACGTATAATATTCTCATTCATGGAGTTTGTAAGGCTGGGGTTGTGGAGGAGGCGCTCCGTCTGGTGAAACATATGGAGGGGGTGGGGTACTCTCCCAATGTGTTTACTTACACAATTTTGGTTGAGGGGTTTTGTAATGCTAAAAGGGTGGACGAGGCATTTGAGCTCTTCGGTGTAATGAAGAGTAGGGGTGTTGTTCCGAATGAAGCTACTGTAAGATCATTGGTTAATGGGGTATTTCGCTGTATGCCACCAGATAAGGCCTTTGAATTGTTATTTAGGTGGTTAGAGAAAGAAACTGTCTTGCCTAATGTAGCTTGTTCTTCCATGCTACATTGCCTTAGTACTAATCTTTTGCCAAGAGAAGCAGCTCAACTTTTAAGAATATCAATTGATAGAGGTTACTCACTGGATAACTCAACTCTTAACATTGTACTTACTTGTTTAATCAAAGGATTAGAGCTTGATGATATTTGTCGGATGTTAGACTTCATCACTGTTCGAGGGGTGAAGGTTAGTGTTGATATTTATCTTGCACTTGCTGATGCTCTTTATAAAGCAGGGAGAGTAGAACAGGGGAACGGATATTTGGACCAGATGTTTAAGGATGGTCTTGTATCTAACACATTCTTTTATAACCGGGTCATTGATTGCTTTTGCAAAATCAAAATGATGGACAAAGCATCAGAAGCTTTCAAAGATATGCTTCAGAGAGGTGTCACTCCCAATGTTGTAACTTTTAACACACTTATTACTGGATATGCCAAGGTAGGAGAGGTTAAGAAGGTACATGAGCTACTAGTCATGCTACTGGAACATGGTTTTCGACCAGACATTTTTACGTTTAGTTCACTGATTGATAGCCTTTGTAGAGTTAACCGGATTGACGATGCGTTAGACTGTTTCACAGAGATGGTAGAATGGGGAGTTGCTCCAAACGCTGTTACGTACAATATCTTAATTCGTGCACTTTGTGTCATCGGGGATGTTGGTAGATCACTGAAATTATTAAGAAAAATGCAAGGTGATGGAATAAAGGCAGATGTTTTCTCCTTCAATGCCTTAATTCAAAGTTTTTGTAGGATGAATAAGATTGATGAGGCACAACGGCTTCTGCTAAGCATGTTGACACTAGATTTGAACCCTGATAATCATACTTATGGTGCTTTTATCAGAGCCTTATGTAACTCTAGGAGATTTGATGAAGCCAAGAACTTGTTTTTCTCAATGAAAGCAAATGGATGCATCCCCGACGTTTTGACATGTAAATTATATATTGATTCAATTATCCAATCAGGTCGTACTGAAGAAGCTCAGGATGTTTTAAGGGAGTGCATAAAAAGGGGAATGCTATCGGAACCCGTTACTTCTTCGTAG
- the LOC132628678 gene encoding uncharacterized protein LOC132628678 → MTSSKNEESGAQDAAEQIKAAALSAANCLSRAQAERAAARNVNANGQKEGPRRRQERKEAKRQMYLMSTEKQVRLHERRDKASVSTLDAASQCQKCFQAGH, encoded by the coding sequence ATGACGTCCTCTAAGAATGAAGAAAGTGGTGCTCAGGATGCAGCAGAACAGATTAAGGCTGCAGCCTTGTCAGCTGCAAATTGTTTGAGTCGTGCTCAGGCTGAGCGTGCTGCTGCTAGAAATGTCAATGCAAATGGCCAGAAGGAAGGACCCCGTCGAAGGCAGGAAAGAAAAGAAGCAAAGAGGCAGATGTATTTAATGAGTACTGAGAAACAGGTGAGACTGCATGAAAGAAGAGACAAGGCGTCAGTTTCGACGCTTGATGCAGCTTCACAATGTCAGAAATGTTTCCAGGCAGGGCATTGA
- the LOC132626647 gene encoding uncharacterized protein LOC132626647 yields MAVSINMKHSLQAISVACFLFLLFTLGKAHDYETQTAAVGVLENEYLPNYGGANGGYSSENGDDSPHYGDAQPDYLFSKALQCFTDKHIYSHCEESYRLTETGELHVPPEYADQFCRGPCLEETHLVLNCLENILPHFRFYNKATVRAVEETIKEGCSYGPKRGFFSVLEHILDYDSTAFRASKSMLHGFVLMTSALIFIL; encoded by the exons ATGGCAGTTTCCATTAACATGAAGCATTCTCTTCAAGCTATAAGCGTGGCCTGTTTCTTGTTTTTGCTTTTCACATTAG GTAAAGCACATGATTATGAGACTCAAACTGCCGCTGTAGGAGTTCTTGAAAATGAATATTTGCCTAACTATGGAGGCGCAAATGGAGGATATTCATCGGAAAACGGAGACGACTCACCTCACTATGGTGATGCTCAACCTGACTATCTTTTCTCCAAAGCTTTgcaatgttttactgataagcaT ATATACAGTCATTGTGAGGAGTCTTATAGATTGACTGAGACAGGGGAGCTCCACGTACCACCTGAATATGCCGATCAATTTTGCAGAGGACCCTGCTTGGAGGAGACTCACCTTGTGCTAAATTGTCTTGAAAACATACTGCCGCACTTCAGGTTTTACAATAAGGCCACCGTTAGAGCAGTCGAAGAGACTATCAAAGAGGGATGTAGCTATGGCCCTAAAAGAG GTTTTTTCAGTGTTCTTGAGCACATCCTAGACTATGATAGCACTGCTTTTCGAGCTTCAAAGTCCATGCTGCATGGCTTTGTTCTGATGACTTCGGCACTTATTTTCATCCTTTAA
- the LOC132621006 gene encoding LOW QUALITY PROTEIN: protein trichome birefringence-like 4 (The sequence of the model RefSeq protein was modified relative to this genomic sequence to represent the inferred CDS: substituted 2 bases at 2 genomic stop codons) encodes MASSLKELCIFSRNVTNFLSKSRTQVSGFFTLFFFTITFLLFIIFLSTSNTSPSIITTNILSFHLHSASFTSIDSSHTSSTVSASTNFPRKSWIYVPIEEETSSCDMFDGEXWIEDSDLKPLYKPGSCPFIDDSFNCFKNGLRDTDYLRLRWKPHGCEIPRFDGLKMLKMLRGKRLVFVGDYLNRNMWESLVCALRNSLSDKSRVNEVSGRREFRSQGFYSFKFKDFKCSIDFIKSPFLVQEWKFSDKAGARRETLRLDTIHGSLTKYHDADIIIFNTGHWWTHQKTHKLNNYFQEGNHVYNRLEVADAYTKALKTWAHWVDTTINSTRTKIFFSGYSASHFKGGQWNSGGNCDGETKPTRNETQLAPYPWMMRVLESVISEMKTPVVYLNITKMTDYRKEGHPSIFREAKSKRRAGMFQDCSHWCLPGVPDSWNQLLYATLVDSQQKFSQPKXAITLSGLFLRSCSL; translated from the exons ATGGCTTCTTCTTTGAAGGAACTCTGCATCTTCTCAAGAAATGTTACAAACTTCCTCTCAAAATCAAGAACCCAAGTTTCTGGTTTCTTCACTCTCTTCTTCTTCACCATAACCTTCCTCCTCTTCATCATTTTCTTGTCCACCTCCAACACCTCTCCTTCAATCATCACCACTAACATTCTTTCGTTTCATCTTCACTCGGCCTCGTTTACTTCTATTGATTCTTCCCATACTAGCAGTACAGTTTCAGCATCTACAAACTTTCCAAGAAAATCTTGGATTTATGTTCCCATTGAAGAGGAAACTTCTTCTTGTGATATGTTCGATGGTGAAt AATGGATAGAGGATAGTGATCTTAAACCGCTTTATAAACCGGGTTCTTGTCCTTTTATTGATGATTCTTTTAACTGTTTCAAGAATGGACTTCGTGATACTGATTATCTCAGGCTTAGATGGAAGCCACATGGTTGTGAGATCCCAAG GTTTGATGGGTTGAAAATGTTGAAGATGTTGAGGGGGAAAAGACTGGTTTTTGTGGGGGATTATTTAAACAGGAACATGTGGGAATCTTTGGTTTGTGCCTTGAGAAATTCACTCAGTGATAAGAGCAGAGTGAATGAAGTTTCTGGCCGCCGTGAGTTCAGAAGTCAAGGATTTTATTCCTTCAAATTTAAG GATTTCAAATGCTCAATTGACTTCATAAAATCGCCATTCCTAGTTCAAGAATGGAAGTTCTCGGATAAAGCAGGAGCACGCCGCGAAACTCTAAGGCTGGATACAATCCATGGCTCTCTTACTAAGTACCATGATGCTGACATTATCATCTTCAACACTGGTCATTGGTGGACTCACCAGAAAACTCACAAACT GAATAACTACTTTCAAGAAGGGAATCATGTGTATAACAGATTGGAAGTGGCAGATGCATATACTAAGGCATTGAAGACATGGGCACATTGGGTTGATACTACCATCAACAGCACCAGAACTAAGATATTTTTTAGCGGATACTCAGCTTCTCATTTCAA AGGTGGTCAATGGAACTCAGGAGGGAACTGTGATGGGGAGACAAAACCGACAAGAAACGAGACACAATTAGCTCCATATCCATGGATGATGAGGGTTCTTGAATCAGTAATATCAGAAATGAAAACACCAGTTGTTTATCTCAACATTACAAAGATGACAGACTATAGAAAAGAAGGGCACCCTTCAATTTTCAGAGAAGCAAAATCAAAGAGGAGGGCAGGGATGTTCCAAGACTGCAGCCATTGGTGTCTTCCTGGTGTACCAGATTCTTGGAATCAGCTACTTTATGCAACTTTGGTTGATTCACAGCAAAAGTTTTCCCAGCCCAAATAAGCCATCACTCTCTCTGGCCTTTTCCTAAGGTCTTGTAGTCTGTAA